The DNA sequence CCAGCTGCTGGTGGGGGCTTTGTGGCCCTAGCCCAGTAACTGGCGTGGGTCGACAGGTCTCCACCAATGGCTGGAGGCCCCAGTTGGTAATGTAAAGTGTATGTATAACAAGAATGTGCTTTCTTTACTATGCACGTGGAGTTATTATTTCTCAGATTCGAATGACTCGTTAAAGTTGGTACATGTTTCCAACAATACAAAACTGTATTTGGGACGAGACGATTCCACTTCCCTGGATAAGCAATAAGCTCGCATTTAAACCTCTAGATGACGTCCGTTTCGCTGCAAAACTTTGTCTTATGCTCCAGTGTCTCGCGTGTTAGAAATGAGAGATGCACAATTAGCGCACtcggcttcttttttttttctttttttttttttttttaccgcagTAAAATTTACCCTTTCGGATCCCGAGTCGATGTAAAAAATCGGCGACTTTCAAAGAGAGGCATGCTTAGGAGGAGTAAGCAAGTAGTGGCCTAAGTGCTAGTCCAACTATTCGCCCGCAAGAAGGTATAGACTACAGTCCAGTCGTCTCGTTAAAAGGAAGACTTTCTTCCTTCTCCGGTCAATACGTGCGGCTGAGCAACGTGAAAAACAAGACTCTTTATTCTTGCGGTTCAAGCACTATGCTTTTTAGTAAAATCCAAAGCTCCCGAACTTTTCGCAACACTCAAATATTGACATGTAAATTCACATATAATCTATTCACAGATCGTATCGTTTAGTTTATACTATGACAGAAAATATAATCAACTACTTGATTATGTGAAAATCGATGGATATGAATTAGATGGCTTAATTTGGTCACAACTTAGATAGGTGATCCAGCATGACTGGTAGCAATGCATGCACACACACAGGCAGTGCTCGGGTGGTCGTGGTGATCGCAGATAGACGATGTCATTGGCGGGGCCACGGTGCATATGTAGGAGCGATTCGGAAGTAGTAAAATAGGGAAAaaggggaagagaaagaaagcgCCGATGAAGCGAACCGGTTAGGTCTGAATGAAGAGGATTTCAATCCGTAAAAATTTCATGGGTTTCACTAATATTATATTCCCATTTTTAGCTAAGTGTTGGGATATGATTCATACTCCCCCGCAATAGAAAAGTACGTGAGTCCCGTTCCACGCCGAGCAGGTGGGGTCCGAGGGAGCTGCCTGCACGGGAGTCTTAAGAGGGCAACACTTTTTGGACATTAGAGAGTTTTTACGATTGAAATccgtaattttttattagtagtttgggtttgggctcatgaatagccgctgctatatatactttttttcgcttgtaattgagtgatctAACGAAAGGTGCGGgttgctaattatagtggaaccCTATGCTGAACATAACCCAAGTTTAAGGATGGACCAGGATAAAATTCTCGCTCGTTttacttcattgtgattgtgcgccgatCCTAATCTTCCTCTCACACATTGAGCCTTGGGTCGAAGGAGCGACAATCAGCATCTCTCTCGTGTGATCGTTGGATCTAGATTTGTTGGTAACCTGGACTCTAATACCGGTGTTGGATGGTTTTGGGTCTCGCTCACCCCAAAGGCTAGCTCAAATGATGAGGTTTTTCCTCACATTTATAAACCGACCAGTAACtccttccacaaccgatgtgggacaACCTCAACACTAAGTGCCCTTGAATCTAAGAAAAAtcgtccaaaaagtcctaaacctattgtacgacgaccaattcagtcctaaaacttttaatttgccaattttgatataaacattttgacaacttgtcaatatagtcctatagtcctaaaacttttcataatttacgaaatagtcctaaatattttaataattcctAAATGTAGTCCTTTCGACAATTCTACCTTGAAACCACTAATGTGGCAGTCTAGTCATTGCCGGTTGTCCTAAATTGCCTTTAATCtttcttaatatttataaattttttgattttgttctctctctctctcttctttccttctcccTTTGGCCGGCCACTAGTGAGGCTTGCCCTCATCAAATTTGGCAAGGACGACTTCCTAGTGGCCTCGCTAGCCTCGGGTGCTTTCCCTCGCCaaatccggtgaggttcacccTCGCCAGTGGCCTCGCCAACCTCGGGTAAGGCTCGCCCTTGCTCGATCTAGCTAGAGCAAGCCTAGCTCAAggtcggcgaggtcgaccttgccggccCTTGCCTTTGATCGGTCATGGGCCATTGTCGAAACGCAATGACTAGCCGGagaaagaagggggaaaaaaaaagcataaggaaaaaagagaaacaaaaaagaaaaaaagtcaaaagacttataaaaaattcaaaaaattaacaaaaatatcaaaaaatgaatttcacattggcgctagccgtgccacatAGAACGGTTGTCTTTCACTAGACCGCCATATcaacaattttcaatcaaaatttgataaatcggtGACAGAaccgaaaggtttatgattgaattagcaaattattaaaaggtttagaattaaattgatacaattaaaaggtttaatattCAATTGGCCGCCATATGATAAATTtcagactttttggacaatttttccccgAATCCACTATCGATATATTCTTTAGTTGTCCATGTTCCCAATAACTTTTCTGCTGAGGATCAGCACCTCGGATTCTTCCCCCCCTTGAAGTTCCTAAGACTTAGCTTTTCTCCATGTATGGAACCAAAAGGAACAAATGTATTGACTTTTGTTGAGCGTGTGACCTCGATCGGTGTAAACCAGAAcaattcatttaaaaaatattaaaaggtcAAGCCGCTCTCTTAATCATTGAGAGGGCTTCTACTTTAGTAAGCAAGGCCAGTTTTCTCCAGGTCGACTACTTACAATTCTTCCAAGTGGTTGAACGTAGTGGTTGGCATTTGAAATTCACACTCGGACATGTCAAGATCGCTGGGATAACTGCAATTTCTCCCCCAACAAGCACTCATTATCCTTTTggggaaaaagcaacaaaaactCCGGACTATACCCACTTTAAcatatttatttcaatttttttttcctttttcatgacataaaaaaatcctaatatTCATCCACTATGACACATttgtccttaatttttttttcatgatataaAAAGATACCAACTTGTATTTTTGTGGCACATTTAGCCTATGTCAAGGTTCcgtttgatgtttttttttttttttttccaaaacaatgTCTTTTTCATTCCATATTGTTTGCTTCCCGGCATCCATGTAGGTAGATTTTAACGGTCCCCATTGATGGAATTTTgaaaggtaaatatgtcacacaggtataagtttgagatttttgacaTCACATAAAAAGTATAGGGTAATTATGTCACAGTAaatataatttgagatttttggtggcttttgccCATATATATTCGAGCCCGTCATTCTAGCTAATCAATTTGACTGTACTAGAAAGGACCATGAGGGTCATACTATCCGAACATGCGATCTCATACTCTTCGCGGATGGAAAGTGATTTTGTCCGTCAAACCATTCGTACAAAAAGTCGCTGCAATATTCTAACAACTTGAAATTGGTTCTATTGTTAATCTAAGAAAAGAACATGCGCGCCATTAGGATGCACTAATCACGCAGTCCGAAAGATAAATCACACGAGCCTATTGCGTATCAAATCTCAGTATGAGGGTCAGCCAATGTTGCGTAAACTAGCACGTCTTTGAAATTCAGGTCGATGGGAAGACTAGGAAAGAAGGGGAACGGAAAACGGGGGAGCCCGTGCGCAAGCCCACTTTGTTCACAACAAGTCAAAATTCGATAAGAGGTTTAGGGTTTCCATTTGTCCCCTATCGCGTGCACGTGATGCCTGGGAAACTTCGCTCACGGAACCCGATGAAGAGACGCGCAGAGGAGTATCTTCCCCCAGTCGATGAAAAGAGGCTCCTCCCGGTAAGAAAATCTGTGTGGAGGTGAGGGAGATTTCCGAATTCAATCACGCATGCTGATGCACAGGTGAaggggagaagaagaggaggaacgTGAGGGGTCAACAGCCAGTGGTCTGGTTGACTTCGATGCCATGTTAAGTACTTTTGCTATTACTAGGCCCGTCAAATGAGTAGCTCGAGTCAAGTCATATATGGTCCGATATAAATAGAGACATTTAACTTGTTTTTGACTCCTTTATTGCAATACGAATCTATTGATTTATCCCCGACTTGACTCATACCTAACCCATATTTGGCCCGATCTATTTTCTCAAAACACTTCCACATTTAATTCGATTTAGGAAAAGTCATAACCAAACTAAGGTGAGAGTACAGAGTGAACGAGCgtgaggccaaaaagtcaagtGAGGGtaagagaaaatgaagacaaaGTCGTAGAGGTGGGCTGATGATAAGTATATTGTAAACCTATTTTTGAcacatttattgaatataactaatccATAGAATAACTCGTCCTATCATATACGAGTTTAGAAATGTGTTTGTGCCCTATTTCAATAGATCTAACGATTACCTTGAAATGTTTAAACTATCAAAGAGCAATGGTCTTAGAGACATTAGGAAACAAGACAGGCAGGATGACATGCTCGCCCcaacaatcagcaaaaaatcttttgattttctgaAAGGCACAAGAAAGCCTACGATTTTAACTTTGTGAAATCGTCATAGTTTTCAACCTCAACCTTTGTCTTCTTCCCATCAAGTTCTCTGTATCAATCGGTTTGTGCAAGGATGGCCCTCTTCGTCCCGGGTCATTACGTCCTCTCCAAAAGGCTCCCATAACATTGCTGACGAGGCAAGTTCTTTTGCATGTGGCGCTGACGTGGCCGCCCGCCGAGGCTATACCTATACCAGCAAACGCTAAAGGGAAGGGAGAAAGTGTGCAGTTTAATCCCCCAACTCTTTTGACGCTAGAGTCCTCCATCTCATTCGAGTTGAGCAAACATGGTTAGTCTGCCATTTGCCCTAGCGTTTctttcccttccaaatcttaCCACCGTCAGAAGACGACCATTGCTATTGATAGTCCTCGCTGTCTCTTCGTCCAATGTTCATCCATGACAACATTGGATCGGGGTGAGGGACTGAGGAGTGATGATGAAGATTACCTCAATTGGATTGCCTCTTCAGTTGTTTTAATCATGTTGACTGGAGAGTAAAAGTTGGGACTCCCAGCTGAATCCTTCTTGTTCATTTACCCAACAAGCTTGGATATGtgaatgccaaagaagcaacaCCAGGCGATAAACGAGAACGAACTACCAAATCAActgcttatatatatatatagatatagagGGTTTTGATCCAGAATTTTCATCTTATTATGGGGCTCATACCTTTAACTCCGAGCGGGAGAGACTGAAGGTCCAATTCGAAAGGATTTACAGTCCCCCGCGTCATTGCTCGGCCATGGCGCCAAAATGTAAAGTCACGAGATGAAAACGGATCAATTAACCTTTCAAGAGTAGAGAACCGAAAGAAAATTGAAACCCCAGGACCTTCAGCCCAGTAGATTACACCTAGAAAAAGGACAACAGAGACAAATGTAGGAGCTACAAGCACATCAAGTTGAGAGCAAAAATGGGTGATGGAGAGCAATAAGCCCTTAACTTGCATCTTTCGTTTGTTTCTTATGTACAATACATGAACTTTCACTAGCTACACTTCTTGTGGAACAATCACAGCACAGATTATCTCCAAAACAAGAACATATGACGCATGCACACTAGACATCGGGCATGGCTACTTATGACTGAGTAGTAGAGACTAGAGTCATCATATGGGACAATTTACGTGGAATTCAAGGCATAAGATCCTGGAAATTGATCGAATCTCACACGCTCATGCACCGTTTCTTCACGCCTGGAGATGGCTCGAAGCTCGACTGGAAGAACAAGTCGAGCTCCTCCCGCCCCTTGCTCGTCGATTCGAAGAAGTGCAGTTTCCTCTTGTTCTGAAAGCTCGAGGCCTGCACATGTGCTGGCTTGCGAGGCGTTGGCGGGCAGCTCCGGACCGCGGGGACCTTGTGGTGTTCCGAGGTTGGGGTTCGACATGAGTCCTCGCCGTGAGCGTCGTCATTCGACGGCTGATTGAGGTTAGCCGGTTCACTCTCGCCTTCTTCTTCGTTGGCTCCGAGACTTGGAGGCAATTCTTGGGGCTTCAA is a window from the Rhodamnia argentea isolate NSW1041297 chromosome 8, ASM2092103v1, whole genome shotgun sequence genome containing:
- the LOC125316200 gene encoding cyclin-dependent protein kinase inhibitor SMR2-like, translated to MPRDPNSSHQTPLKPQELPPSLGANEEEGESEPANLNQPSNDDAHGEDSCRTPTSEHHKVPAVRSCPPTPRKPAHVQASSFQNKRKLHFFESTSKGREELDLFFQSSFEPSPGVKKRCMSVDFTFWRHGRAMTRGTVNPFELDLQSLPLGVKGMSPIIR